Within Halobacterium jilantaiense, the genomic segment CCTGGAGGTCGTTGACGAGGTCGAGAATCTGGGCCTGGATGGTGACGTCCAGCGCCGTCGTTGGCTCGTCGGCGACGAGCAGCTGGGGCCGGCACGCGAGCGCGATGGCGATGAGCACGCGCTGTCGCATCCCGCCGGAGAACTCGTGGGGGTACTCGTCGAGGCGCGTCTCCGGCTCCGGGATGCCGACGGCGTCCAGAATCTCGACGGTGTCCGCGACGACGCGCTCGTCGGTGTCGCCCCTGGAGAGCGCCTCCCGGATGCCGTTCAGCCAGGAGTCCGAGCGCTTCTTCCCGTAGCGGTGGAGCCGCAGGCTCTCCGCGACCTGCTCCCCGACCGTGAGCGCGGGGTTCAGCGACGTCATCGGGTCCTGGAAGATCATGCTCATCTCGCCGCCGCGAACGTCCCGCATCGCGTTCTCCGGGGCGGCGGTGAGGTCGACGTGCGCGTCCGCGAGATGGACGTGTTCGTGGCCGTCCCCGCGGCTCCGCAGCACCGAAATGGGGTCTGCGGACGGGTCGACGTCCGCTCCGGCCGCGGGCTGGAGGGTGGCCTCGGAGAAGAAGACGAAGCCGTCGAGCGCGTCGAGGACCGCGTCGTCGAGGTCAGCGCCGACGGTCTCCGGGTCGTCGGCGTCCCCGTCGTCGCTCGCTTCGTCGTCCGTGGTGGCGTCGAGGCGGTCCGCGAACCCGCGGAGGTCGCCCGCGAGGTCGCCGGGGTCCGCCGTGCCGTCGAGGTCGTCGGCGATGCCGCGGAGTTCGGCCGGCGTCGACCCGACGGCGGCGTCCCCCCGGAGGTCGCCCGCGACCTCACGACAGGCCGCGATGGCGTCGAACGGGTAGGACGCGACCGCGCCGTCGTGGTTCGCGACCAGTTTGGCCGCCAGCGTGGGCTCCTGGATGGTGACGCTGCCGCCGACCACGTCGCCCGGGTCGTCGACGAGTTGCATCGCGGACAGCGCCGTCACGGACTTCCCGGAGCCGGACTCCCCGACCAGTCCGACGGTCTCGCCCTCCTCGATTTCGAGGTCGACACCGTCGACGGCCTTCACGGCCCCCCGGCCGGTGTCGAATTGGGTGCGAAGGTTCGAGACGGAGAGGAGATCGGTCATTGGCCGACAACTGTGAGAAGCGACCACAAATACCTTCCGCCAGTCCGCGAGAGGGAACGCTTTTGCGTGCGGGTAATCCCCACACACCCATGCCCAACGACCCCGACACTGTCGGTGACCCCGATACGCTCTCCGGTGACCGTCTCTCCCACTGGGAGCGAGTGATGGAGGACATGGCCGCGACCGCTGAGGAGTACCGCGAGCGCGGCTGGGACGCCCACGAGGTCCACCCCGGCGACATCGGGCTGTTCGCCGACGAGGAGACCGCGGGACGGACCGGCATCGACCTGCTCGCGCCCGACAACGAGTTCGACCCGGTCGCCGAGGCGTTCGACGCCGCGGGCGGCTTCGAGAACGCGGAAGTGTTCCGCGCTGACACCGGGAGTACCATCTTCTTCGTCGTCGCGCTGGAGTCCCCGGAGACGGAGACCGCCGTCCTGCTGCCCGCGTACTACAGTCCGCCCGAACACGAGGGGTTCATGGACGAGATATACGAGGCCGGCGAGGTCCGCATCCACGTCCGTCCGCTGAACGAGCGCCGCGTCCTCACGTTCGTCCACGAGGACCCGTCGCTGTTCCTGCCCGACCACGGCGAGCGAGACGGCGACGGCTCGACCGCCTAGTCGTCGCCCTCGATGGTGTGCCCGCAGTTCGGGCACTCCGTGCCGTCGTGTCGGAGTTCGTCGCTGGCCGCCCGCACGTCGCGCATCACCGACGAGATGCGTTCCTCGGCTTCGAGTTCGTCCTCGACGGCGAGGTCGACGCCCTCCACTTCCAGCAGGAACTTCGCGACCTCCGTCACCTCGTACATGAGGTCGTCGAGCTCGTCGGCCGTGAAGAAGTCGCACATCGCGCCGTAGAGGAACGTCGCGCCCGCCGTCCGCACCTTCTGCTCGAAGGACGCCCGCGCCTGATTGACCGCCTGCGGGCTGTACGTGTCCGTCATGAACGGCACGAGTTCGGGGAGGTTCTCCCCGATTTTCGTCATCTCCACGCCGGTCTCCGTGCGGAAGTCCGCGCAGAGCCGGGCGATGGCCCACTCTCGGGCCGTGATGTACGTGCGCTCGCGGAGGAACTCGTTGACGCGCTCGTACTGCGCGCCGTTCATCTTCGAGAAGCGCGCGTACTGCCGGACGTCCGCGGGCACGTCGTCGGCCCCCGTTTCGGCGCTGGTGTCGTCGCGTTCGGCGACCGGTTCGACGGCGGGTTCGGCGTCCCAGTCGTCGGGGGACGACCGCTGGTCTGGCATGTTGCTCGTCGTTTGCTGGGGTCGGCGCAAAAGGGTGTCGGGCGGGAGACTCCGACCAGCGAGAGGAGTCTCCGATTAAGCGAACGGCGACCAGAAGGAGCCGTGAGCCGGGGCTCGAACAGAGTGAGAACGCGCTGCGACTGGCATCGGGCAGCCGAACGCTTTTGCCGGGCGGCGGCGACAGTCCGTCCATGAAAGTGCTGGTGGGTATCGGCGGAGCGGACGACTCGCTGGACGCGCTCGAGGAGAGCGTGCAGCGGGCCGGCGACACGGGCGACGAGTTGACCGTAGCGGTGGTGGAGAATCCGGAGAGCGACCGCGAGACGGAGGAGCTCGTCGAGGCGGCGCGGTCGGCGCTCGCGGACGCGGGCCTGCCGGAGAACGTCCGACAGCTCTCGGGCGACGCGGGGAGTTCGCTCGTGGAGCTGGCGGAAGCCGGGGACTTCGACCAGATCGTGCTCGGCGGCGGCCACCGCAGCCCGATGGGGAAAATCAAGCTCGGACACATCGCGGAGTTCGTGCTGTTGAACGCGCGGACGTCGGTGAAGCTGGTGCGTGACGATGGCGGGTGAGCGCGTCTACCCCGACGAGGTCGCTGGAGCGTTCCCCGAGCCGCCGGTGTCGTTCACCGACGGAGAGGGGCGGGACCTCGAAGTGCGAGGGTTCGAGACAGTGGACGAAGAGACGGCGGCCGTCGACGCGCTAGTGGCGATGTACGACGACTTCGACCCGTCGGACCGCGCGCAGGGCGTGCCGCCGGTCGGCGAGGACCGCGTGCGGGACTGGCTGGACACGCTGCTGGAGCAGGACGGCTTCGACGTGGTTGCGTGGCACGGCGACGAGGTGGCGGGCCACGCGACACTCGTGCCCGACGACGGCGAGACGTACGAACTCGCCATCTTCGTCCACCAGACCTACCAGGGAGCGGGCATCGGCACGCGCCTCATCGAGGCGCTGCTGGGCCACGCGCAGGCGAACGGCGCGGAGCTGGTGTGGTTGAGCGTCGAGCGCTGGAATCGCCCGGCGGTCGCGCTCTACGAGAAGGTGGGGTTCGAGACCGCGTCCGCGGAGAGCTTCGAGATGGAGATGGCGATTCGGCTGAACTGAGTGGGCAGCATTCAAGCCCGCGGCGGGCGACCCGCCACCGATGGCCGACTCCGATTGGTCCAACGAACACATCTCGCGCGCGAACCGATTGGCCCTCCACGTCGTCGTCGCGTGGGTCGTCCTCGTCGTCGTGAGCGCGGCGCTGGCCGGCACCGGTGGCTTCGGGCCGCTGGTCGTCGGCGTGCTGTCGCTGGCCGCGGTGTGGTTGCTGGTCCACTCGCTGTTCTCGCAGGTCGACGGGCTCGTTCGGACGCGACTCGAAGCGGCCGACAGCCTCGATGCGCGTCCAGAAGACGGCGGAGCGCGCGACGGGTCAGACGGATAGCACGGGCTGGCTGGCGTACAGCAGGACGTACTCGGCGGCTTTCTCCAGTACGTCGCCGGCGTCACCGCGCATTCCCTCACGAGGAACGACGAGGAAGTCGGCGTCGACGTCCTCGGCGGCGTCGAGGATGACGCTGCCGGGGTGCTGGAGCTTGCGGGACGTGGAGAACCCGTAGGCGATCGAGGAGTCGACGGTGACGCCCTCGGGCGCGAGGTCCTCGACCTCGCCGAGGAAGGTGTTGGTCTCCTCGACGACGTCGTCCTCGGCGACGTCGCCGGTCTCGATGGCGCGAGTCACCGTCTCGCCGAGCACGTACAGCGCGTGGGCGTTCGCGTCGTAGCGGTCGGCGACCGTGACGGCGTACTCGGCGGCTGTGGCCGAGGCGTCCGTGCCGTCCACCGGGACGAGCACGGTGTCGACGGTGAGCGTCATACGTGGGGATGCAGCGTCGGGCTACTAAAACGCTCCGCGTGTGGGTTTAAGGTTCCCGACCGGGAAGGCCAGCACATGATAGACACGGTGGTCATCGCGACCGACGGCTCCGAGAGCGTCGGGCGGGCCGTCGACGTGGCCCTCGACGTGGCGAGGCGCTTCGAGGCCGACGTCCACGCCCTCTACGTCCTCGAGGAGAGCGAGGTAGAGTCCGCGCCGGAGGCGGTCCGCGACGAGATGCGCGACGCGCTTGAGGACCGCGGCCGAACCGCAGTGAGCGCGGTGGCGGACAGAGCCGACGTGGACGTGACGACGGCCGTCCGCGAGGGGCGACCGCCCGCCGAAATCAGTCAGTACGCCCGCGACGTGGACGCTGACGCGGTGGCGACGGGGACTCGGGGCCGCCACGGCGAGAATCGGTTCCTCATCGGGAGCGTCGCGGAGCGCGTCGTCCGGACGTGCCCGGTGCCCGTCTTGACCATCCGCCAGCTTCAGGAGGAACAGTAGGCGGCTGCGGGACGGCTGCCGGGTGGCGGCGGTGAGCGCCGGCTAACCGCGGGGTTCTTCCCCCGGCCGCCCGGACGACGGGTATGGAAGACTGGGTCATCGACGACGAGGACCTCCCGCTGGAGCGGAAGAGCCTGCTCCCCGGGACGGGCTTCTTCGTCCCCGACGACGTTCACGAAGCGAAGAAAGACCAGGAGGTCCGCGAGCGCGTGGAGGGCGCGGACGTCATCGTGGTCGCGGACCCCGACGCGGACGGCCTCGCGTGTGCGGCCATCATCCGGGAGGTGTACGGCGAGGCGGCGCTGATTCCCGCCGGCCCGCACGAGATAGAGGACGGCCTGCGGCGGGCCGTCGAGTTCGGCGAGGAGGACTGCCGGCTGTTCGTCTGCGACGTCTGCCCCGACCAGTTCTCGTACGTCGAGGACGAACTCGCGGCCGCCGTCGAGTACGCCAGCGAAGTCCGGTGGTTCGACCACCACCAGTGGACCGAGGAGACCGCGGCGGCCGTCCGGGACGCCGGCGTCGACCTCGTCGTCGGCGACTCCGAGGAGGAATGCACCGCGGACGTGACCGTCCGGAGTCTCGACGAAGCCGTCCCCGAGCGGTTCCGCGAGCTCGCCGAAGTCACGCGGGACCACGACCTCTGGCTGAAAGAGGACGACCGCAGCGACGACCTCGCGGACTACTCGTACTGGTCGGACGCCGAGGAGTACATGGACGTCGTCCAGGAGCACGGTGCAGACCTCCCGGAGGACGTCATGGCGTACGTCGAGGAGCGCCGCGTCGAGAAACACGACCTCATCGACCGCGCGGTCGACCGCGCCGCGCTGAAGGAGGTCGGCGAGTGGACGGTCGGCGTCACGTACGGCCGCTGCTCGCAGAACGAGGTCGCCGAAGCGCTCCGCGAACAGGGCGCGGACGCCGCCGTCGTCGTGAAGCCCTCGGGGAGCGCGAGCATCCGGGGAACCGAGTCCTTCGACCGCGCCCACGAGGTCGCCCGCCAGGTGAACGGCGGCGGCCACCCGAAGGCCGCGGGCTGCAAGCCCGACATCTACGAGGACATGCTGGACTACGCGAACCACTGGACGTCCCAGGGCACCACCGCGAAGCAGGTCATCCTCGACGCGTTCCGGAACCTCCCCGAGGAACCGGCCGACGAGTAGCGGTCGCGTCGCTTTTCACGGCCGCCGACCTCCCCCCGGTATGAGTCTCGACTTCGACGCCGACCGCGCGGTCGTGGGGATGGTCCACCTCGCCGCGCTCCCGGGTGCGCCGAGCTTCGACGGCGACCGGGCCGCCATCCGGGACGCGGCGCTCCGGGACGCCCGCCGCCTCGAAGCCGGCGGCGCGGACGCGCTGATAGTGGAGAATTTCGGCGACGCCCCGTTCTACGCGGACGACGTTCCGAAACATGTCGTCGCGTCGATGACGGCGCTCGTCCGTGACCTCCGCCGGGAAACTGACCTGCCGCTGGGCGTGAACGTCCTCCGGAACGACGCCGAGGCCGCCGTCTCCGTCGCGGCCGCTGCTGACGCCGACTTCGTGCGGGTGAACGTCCACGCTGGCGCTCGCCTCACCGATCAGGGCGTCGTCGAGGGGCAGGCAGCCGAAACCGTTCGGCTTCGGGACCGCCTCGACGCCGACGTCTCGATGCTCGCGGACGTCGACGTGAAACACTCCGCCGCGCTCGCCGAGCGACCGCTGACCGAGGAGGTCGCGGAGCTACTTGAGCGCGGGCACGCCGACGGCGTGGTGGCGAGCGGGGCCGGCACCGGTCACGAGACCGACCGCGACCACCTCCGGGCTGTCGTCGACGCCCGCGACAGCCTCGGCGTCGACGCGCCGGTGTTCGTCGGAAGCGGCGTGACTCGGGAAACAGTCGAGGAGACGCTCGACCTCGCGGACGGTGCCATCGTCGGCACCGCACTGAAGGAGGGCGGAGAGACGACGGCACCCGTCGACGAAGCTCGCGTCCGGGAACTGGTCGACGCGGCGCGCTAGTCCTGAAGGTCCGCTCGGGTGGGGAGCGCGCCGCGAGCCCCGCCTGCGGTGCAGTTTCGAGCAGCGGCGGCCGTCGCGGTTCGGCCGGCCGCCTCCGGGGTCTCGTCCCCGACGACCCAGGCGTGGATGAGTGCGGCGGTGAACGCGTCGCCAGCGCCTGTCGCGTCGACCGTCTCGACATCGCGCGCGGGGACGTGGACCGTCTCCGCGTCGGTCACGAGGTACGCGCCGTCTGCGCCGACGGTGACGGCGACCCGGTCAGCGCCACGGGTGGCGAGTTCGCGGACCGCTGTCTCGGGGTCGGTGTCGAGGTAGGAGCGTGCCGCGACCTCGTTGGCGACGAAGAGGTCCGCATTCGCGGCGGCCGCGTCGATGGTCGCCCGGGTCGCGCCGCGCCCCTCGAGTTCCGGAAGCGGGCCCGCGAGGTCGAACGCCAGTGCGGCGATGTCGCCGTCCTCGCGCATGTCGACGAGTTCCCGAACGACGCCGTCGGGCGCGTAGGCGCTCGTGAACACGCAGTCGGCGTCACGGAGCGCGTCGCGGTCGGCGTCGGTCAGTTCGAGGCCGGGGACGCTGTCGCCGCCGGCGACAATCATGCGGTCGCCGTCCGGTCCTCGGAGCACGAGCGTGTAGGACGTGGCGTCCTCGCCGCGCCGGACGCCCGAGGCGTCGACGCCCCAGTCAGCCAGCGAGTCGAGAACGGTGTCGCCGGCGTCGTCGTCCCCGATTCGGGAGACGACGCTCGCGTCGTGGTCGAGCGCGGCCAGCGCGCACGCGACGTTCGCCGCGACGCCGCCGGCGCGCTCGGTCGACTCGCGGGCGAACGCGCCGCCGTCGGGCTCCGGGAGGTTCGATAGCGCGTACACGCGGTCGAGGACCGCACTCCCGACGGCAACAATATCGCCCATCAGTTCCGCCTACTCGCGCTCCCCGGCGAGCCACTTGTCCGAGTACGCGGTGCCACACGAACAGTAGGCGTAGGCGTGGACGACGTCACCCTCCTCGTAGAGCCCGCCGACCTCCTCGTTCTGCTCCTCGGCGAACGAGAACACGAACTCGACGTCGTGGTCCTCGCCGGGGCCGTCGGCGGCGTTCGGGCACTCTCCAGTGACGAGGTCGCCGTCGACGTGCCCGGGCGTCTGCATCGCGGTGGAGCCGAACTCCATCGCCTCCATGCCCGTCAGTTTCTGGAAGACGCTGCGGCCGGCGTCGCCGTCCACGACGAGCACGACGCCGTCGCTCGTCTGTTCGGCGTCCGCGCGGTCCGCGAGCTGGTCGACGTCGGAGACGAACGAGTCGGAGAGGTAGAGTGCGACGTGGTCGGTGCGGTCGCCCGCGAGGTAGGCGTCGTAGTCGCTCACGAACCGAGATAGGCAGTGACCGCGAAAAAGCGTGGCGTTACTCGTCGTCGCCGTCTTCGTCGCCTTCGCCGAGGAGGGTCTCGACGGACTCGTCGCCGCGCTCGGCGACGGAGACGTTGAGCTGTGCGGTGGCCTCCGAGACTTCCTTGCCGCGGACGGTGACGCGCTTGCGCTCGCCGTCGCGCTCGGGGTTGAAGCCAGCGCCGCCCTCGAGGAGGAGTTCCTTGAGGTCGCTCCCGTTCACGTCGCCGCGCATCGGTCGGCCGGCGTCGTCGCTGCCGCCCGTGATTTCGACGGTGTAGCCGTCGAGACCGACGGCGTCCGCGTCGACCTCGTCGCCGATTTCGCGGCCGATGAATCGGTTCGCGTCCTGTCCGTCGACCTCGAACTGGTAGGTGCGTCCCGACTCGGGGTCGGCGACGGCGACCTGAAACGTAGCCATGCCTGCAACGAGTCCGGCGTGATTCAAAAACCCGTCGAAGCCACGCAGAAGCGACGCTGAGTAGGCTACCGGCCGGGCGCGGGGGTGTGGCGAGCAGGCGGCGGTCGCGGACTGCGCCGGCAGGGTGGTCGCCGCACAACCGTCGAGGCGACCCCGCGGCTGAACTCAGGTCACAGCCGGGGCTGGTCCCGCTATCACATTTGAAGCTACGCACCCACCGAGTTCGAGGGCCGGTGAAACAGCCGGTAGCCGCTAGCGTCCGCGAGCCGAGCGCCTCGATAGAGGCCGAAGTGAGCGGTTCACGCTGCGAGCGGCGGAGCCGCGAGCAGCGGCCGACGAGCGACCACCGCGCCCGAAGGGCGCGACGGGAGTGGTTCGAAAGGCGCTTCGCGCCTTTTGTCATCACGAAAGACGGCTCCGCCGTCTTTCGAACGACGAGGAGTGCTTTTGGCCGAGCTTTTGCCGAGGGCCGGCTTCGCCGGCCCGTGGTCCGAGAGACGCCAGAGGCGTCTCTCGTCATCTCGAAAGAGCGCTTCGCGCTCTTTCGGCGACAGTGCAAAAGGTCGCTTAGAACGGGTAGTCTCGCGCCTCGCGCTGGATGCTAATCCACTTCTCCTGCGTGAGTTCGTCCATGATGGCTTCGCCGTTGTAGCGGCCGATGCCGGAGTCCTTGTAGCCGCCGAAGGGGAGGTGGGGTTCGTCGTTGATTGGCTGGTCGTTGATGTGAATCATGCCGGTGTCGATGCGGTCGGCGATGTCGCGGGCGCGGCCGAGGTCGCTGGCGTGGACGCTGCCGGAGAGCCCGTACTCGGTGTCGTTCGCGAGTGCGACCGCTTCGTCGTCGTCCGAGAACGGGATGACGGGCGCGACCGGGCCGAAGTGTTCGTTGCAGGCTGCGGCCATGTCGTTGGTGGCGTCCGAGAGGACGGTGGGTTCGACGACGAGGCCGTCGTGGCCGCCGCCGGTTTCGAGGGTCGCACCGGCGTCGACGGTCTCTTCGACGTAGTCGAGTATCGTGTCGCGCTGGGACTCGTCGATGATGGGGCCGACGACGGTGTCGCCTTCGTGGGCGCTGCCCGCGGGGAGGGCTTCGGCGCGCTCGGTGAGCTTCCGGACGTACTCGTCGTAGACGTCCTCGTGGACGAGGTGTCGGTTGATGGAGATGCAGACCTGCCCGGAGTGGAGGAACGAACCGAAGACGCCCGAGTCGACGGCCTGGTCGATGTCGGCGTCGTCGGTGACGACGTGGACGTTGTTCCCACCGAGCTCCATCGCCGGGAGCGCGAGGTTCTGGCCGGCGGTGGCGGCGACCTGACGGCCGACGGGCGTCGACCCGGTGAAGGAGACGACGTCCGCGTGGGGGTTGCCGGCGACCGCGTCGCCGATGTCCGACCCGTGGCCGGTGACGACGTTCAGGACACCGTCCGGGAGGCCGGCGGCCTCGAACAGTTTCGCGAGCAGGAGGCCGCCCGTCACCGGGGTCGAGGACGCGGGCTTGAGGACGACGCTGTTCCCGAGCGCAATGGCGGGCGCGACCGCCCGGATGGAGAGGTTCAGCGGGAAGTTCCACGGCGAGATGACACCGACGACGCCCTGCGGCTCGCGGACGACGAGGTTCTCCTTGCCCTCGACGGTCGACTGGCGGTGATCACCGCTCGTCCGCGTGGGGAACGACGCCGCCTCCCCAGTGATACCGACGGACGTGTGGAACTCGGCGAACCCCTTGGTCTGCGTGCTGCCGGACTCCGTCGCGAGCAACTCGAGGATGTCGTCGCGGTGTTCCTTGAGGAGGTCTCGTACCGAGCGGACGACGCTGGCTCGCTGCTGGGGGCTAGTCGCCGCCCAGTCGGCCTGTGCGTCGGCCGCCGCCTCGTAGGCGTCTTCGACATCGCGTTCGGTGCCGGCGGGGACGCTGATGAAGTGGTCCCGCGTGGACGGGTCTTCGACGTCGATGGTGTCTCGGTCGCCCGGCGAGCGGTACTCGCCGTTCACGTAGTCGACGTTCCAGTCGGCGTCTGTGAGGTCGAGGTCTGACATCACGTCGTAGTTGAGCGTCCACCGTGGTAACGTTATCCACCCGAGTGTTGAAGCCGGCGGGCGGCATACGCGCTGTCAGTGTGGACCGAGAGCTCCTGATGCTGTCGCTCCGGCAGGCGTTCGGCGGTACCGTCGCGGAGCGGCGCGCTGTCGCCCGGTCAGCCGGCGACCTCGTCGACGACGGCCGGCTGTCCGAGGACCTGGGCGTCGACGTGACGCCGACCGTCCTCGTGGAGAATCTCGGGGACGCGCCGGATGGGACGCCGGCGGAGCGCTGGAACTGGTGGATGGGCGCGCTGGAGGCGGCGTACGGTGGCTACTACGAGTTCCGCGTGACGGCGTGGACGCGGGACTAGACGGCCAGCCTCCGGACCGCGAGGACGGGCCCCGCGGCCGGGAGAACGACCCGGACGGCGGCCGGGCTGGCACCGACGGACCCAAACAGCCACCGGCGCTACCCCGAGTCGATGGACCTGCGGTTCCTCGGCGGCGCGCGAGAAGTCGGCCGGAGCGCCGTGCTGGTCGACGACTCGCTGCTGCTGGACTACGGCACGAAGGCCGACCGGCTGCCCCAGTTTCCCCTCGGGGACGTCGACCCGGACGCCGTCGTCGCGAGCCACGGCCACCTCGACCACGTCGGCACGCTCCCGGCGCTGCTGTCGGGGCGCGACCGCCCGCCGATTCACTGGACGCCACCGACGCGCGAGCTCGCGCTTACGCTCGCCCGGGACACACTGAAACTCCGGGGCGGCACACTCCAGTGTCCGTTCACGGAGACCGACGTGAAACGCGTCACCGAGGTCTCGGAGACACACGGCTACCGGGAGTCCTTCGAGGCCGCCGGCTACGAGGTCACGTTCTTCGACGCCGGCCACATTCCCGGGAGCGCACACGTCCTCGTTGAGGATGGCGACACTCGACTGCTCTACACGGGGGACTTCCACACCGACGACCAGCGACTGGTCGCCGGAACGACTGCCCGTCCGGACGCCGACGTGGTCGTCTGCGAGAGCACGTACAGCGACGTGGACCACGAGGACCGACGGACGGTCGAACAGCGGTTCGTCGAGAGCGTCCGGACGACGCTCTGGGAGGGTGGTACCGTCGTCGTCCCGGCGTTCGCCATCGGCCGCACGCAGGAACTGCTGCGGATTTGCGAGGCGTACGACATCCCCTGTTACGTCGACGGGATGGGCAAGCGAGTCACCGAGATGCTGCAGCGGTACCCCGCGTTCGTGCGGGACGCCGACGCGCTCCGGCGAGCGAAGTCCCACGCGAGATTCGTCACCGGCCGCGACGGCCAGCGGAAGCGCATCGCCGACCAGCAGGCCGCAGTCGTCACTACCAGCGGGATGCTCTCGGGCGGCCCCGCGATGACCTACGTTCCCGAAGTCCGCTCGAACCCCACGAACAAGGTCGCGATGACGGGCTATCAGGTCGAAGGCACGCCGGGGAGAGACCTCCTGGAGACCGGGAGCGCCGAAATCGACGGCCGGATGCTGCCGGTCGCCGCGCAGGTCGAGCAGTACGACTTCTCCGCGCACGCCGACCGGGACGGCATCCTCGACTTCCTCGACGACTACCGGGAGCGCCGAGTGCTCGTGAACCACGGCGACCGGTGTCCGGCGTTCGCGGCCGAACTCCGCGCCGACGGCTACGACGCGCGGGCACCCGACCTCGGGGAGACGGTCACCGTCTGACCGCCGACACCCACAGCCCCGAGCGGACCACAGGACCAGGCCAATGGGCACGCTGAACAGTCAGGGAAGCGTACGCTCACCCCTGATGCACCGACGCCGAGCCGACGCCGCCGTCGCGGTGCTCGTCGAAACCGTGGTGCTCGCCGGGGCCGTGCTGACCTGGCGGGCCTACCAGCAGCGCCGGGTCGTCGCCGACCCGACGATGGGTGGCTCGATGATGGACGGCCCGATGGTCGCGGTACACGGCCCGAGCCCGCTGTACCCGGCGGTCGGCACCCTGTTCGTCGTCGCCGTCCTCGGCGGCGCGTACCTGTTCGTTCGTCGCAGAATGAGCGCGCTCGGCGAGGAGGGCGACGCTGGCGGCGCGTCCCCGTAACGGGAGGAGTGACGCCGTCGCCGCTGGGTCACGTCCGCGAGAGGAAGGCTGCACCGACGAGGTACGCGACAGCGAGCGCGCCGGCGACACCGAGAGCAGCGCCACCGGTCGCGACGAGCGCGCTGCCCGCGAGCCGGCCGGCGGCCTCGACCCAGACGCCGACCGCGAGTGCGGTGACGGACGCGAGCGCGAGCCGGTCGTCACAGCCCGGGAGCCGGCCGACAGAGGGCGGATAGAACTGGTAGAGCGCGCCGACGACGGCGAGCCCGAGCAGCCCCAGCACGTTCAGCCGGAGGTGCGCGAGGACGCGGCCGGCCGTCGGTGCGAGCGCCCCGGTCGCGAACGCGACGCCGAGGCCGACACCGACGACACCGCTCGCGACGGCCGCGAGCACGGCCCGCAAGCCGACCCGGGAGCGGTCGCTGCGCGCGTGGAGGACGGCGTACGCGACCGCGAACCCGACGACCGCGACGGCTTCGAGCGCCGCGCCGGCGCGGAAGAGCGCGCCGCCGTAGAAGTCCGCGGCGAGCAGTGCGGGAGCGAGCGCGCCCGCCAGCAGCACGACCGCTACGAGCGGCCGCGGCGGCGTGGCGACGAGGAACCGCGGGAAGAGCCTGAACCCCACGGCGAACAGCGCGAGGAGCGCGCCGCCCGCGGCGACGAGGTGGACACCGACCGGGAGCCCGCCGGCGAGCGCGGGCAGCGGGACGAGGGTGCCGGCCGCGGCGGCGGTCTGGTACGCACCCGCAGCGAGGTAGGCGAGCGCGACCGGGACGGCGGCGTTCGCCGCGCGGTCGACTCGACGCCGGTGGGCGTTGTGGTCACCCGTCCCCGTCTCCCGGCCGGTGAGATTCCCCCGGAGCGAGGCCAAGAGGAGGCCGACGACGACGGCGACGCCGAGCGCCCAGACGGACGCACCGTGGGCGAGGACGGACGAGCCGGTCGCGAGCCACCCGGCAGTGACCGCGCCGCCGACCGCCGTGAGCGGGAGCGCAGCGCGTGCAATCCAGGGCGCGGCGAGGTTGCGGTCGAAGTACGTCGGGACGAGCGCCTGCGCCTTCCCGAGGAGCACGTGGACGACGAAGCCGTGGACGCCCAGTACCGCGAGCGTGGTCCGGCCGGCACCGGCGGCAGTGGCGACCTGGAACGCGA encodes:
- a CDS encoding 30S ribosomal protein S6e; the encoded protein is MATFQVAVADPESGRTYQFEVDGQDANRFIGREIGDEVDADAVGLDGYTVEITGGSDDAGRPMRGDVNGSDLKELLLEGGAGFNPERDGERKRVTVRGKEVSEATAQLNVSVAERGDESVETLLGEGDEDGDDE
- a CDS encoding carbohydrate kinase family protein; the protein is MGDIVAVGSAVLDRVYALSNLPEPDGGAFARESTERAGGVAANVACALAALDHDASVVSRIGDDDAGDTVLDSLADWGVDASGVRRGEDATSYTLVLRGPDGDRMIVAGGDSVPGLELTDADRDALRDADCVFTSAYAPDGVVRELVDMREDGDIAALAFDLAGPLPELEGRGATRATIDAAAANADLFVANEVAARSYLDTDPETAVRELATRGADRVAVTVGADGAYLVTDAETVHVPARDVETVDATGAGDAFTAALIHAWVVGDETPEAAGRTATAAAARNCTAGGARGALPTRADLQD
- a CDS encoding DUF5807 family protein; its protein translation is MSDYDAYLAGDRTDHVALYLSDSFVSDVDQLADRADAEQTSDGVVLVVDGDAGRSVFQKLTGMEAMEFGSTAMQTPGHVDGDLVTGECPNAADGPGEDHDVEFVFSFAEEQNEEVGGLYEEGDVVHAYAYCSCGTAYSDKWLAGERE
- a CDS encoding aldehyde dehydrogenase family protein encodes the protein MSDLDLTDADWNVDYVNGEYRSPGDRDTIDVEDPSTRDHFISVPAGTERDVEDAYEAAADAQADWAATSPQQRASVVRSVRDLLKEHRDDILELLATESGSTQTKGFAEFHTSVGITGEAASFPTRTSGDHRQSTVEGKENLVVREPQGVVGVISPWNFPLNLSIRAVAPAIALGNSVVLKPASSTPVTGGLLLAKLFEAAGLPDGVLNVVTGHGSDIGDAVAGNPHADVVSFTGSTPVGRQVAATAGQNLALPAMELGGNNVHVVTDDADIDQAVDSGVFGSFLHSGQVCISINRHLVHEDVYDEYVRKLTERAEALPAGSAHEGDTVVGPIIDESQRDTILDYVEETVDAGATLETGGGHDGLVVEPTVLSDATNDMAAACNEHFGPVAPVIPFSDDDEAVALANDTEYGLSGSVHASDLGRARDIADRIDTGMIHINDQPINDEPHLPFGGYKDSGIGRYNGEAIMDELTQEKWISIQREARDYPF
- a CDS encoding MBL fold metallo-hydrolase, translated to MDLRFLGGAREVGRSAVLVDDSLLLDYGTKADRLPQFPLGDVDPDAVVASHGHLDHVGTLPALLSGRDRPPIHWTPPTRELALTLARDTLKLRGGTLQCPFTETDVKRVTEVSETHGYRESFEAAGYEVTFFDAGHIPGSAHVLVEDGDTRLLYTGDFHTDDQRLVAGTTARPDADVVVCESTYSDVDHEDRRTVEQRFVESVRTTLWEGGTVVVPAFAIGRTQELLRICEAYDIPCYVDGMGKRVTEMLQRYPAFVRDADALRRAKSHARFVTGRDGQRKRIADQQAAVVTTSGMLSGGPAMTYVPEVRSNPTNKVAMTGYQVEGTPGRDLLETGSAEIDGRMLPVAAQVEQYDFSAHADRDGILDFLDDYRERRVLVNHGDRCPAFAAELRADGYDARAPDLGETVTV